The following coding sequences are from one Acomys russatus chromosome 16, mAcoRus1.1, whole genome shotgun sequence window:
- the Polg2 gene encoding DNA polymerase subunit gamma-2, mitochondrial: MRSGSAVRPCRSACRCWLSGCAGPAGDGPRAGPERAADGEALVDLCRRRHFLSGTPQQLSPAALLSGCHPGFGPLGVELRKNLAAQWWSSMVEVREQVFAVDALHHEPGPSQPGDSAFRLVSPECIRETLQDKELSKEQLVAFLENLLKTSGKLRETLLHGALQRYVNCLDLANRRLPYGLAQIGVCFHPIRDTKQIPNSVKRIGEKTEASLVWFTPARTSSQWLDFWLRHRLLWWRKFAMSPSNFSSADCQDEAGRKGSKLYYGFPWGREPIETLWNLGDQELLHMYPGSVSAIQGRDGRRTMVPCVLSVNGDLDLGVLAYLYDSFQLTENSFARKKSLQRKVLKLHPCLAPVKVALDVGKGPTLELRQVCQGLLKELLANGISVWPGYLETMPSSLEQLYSQYDEMGILFTVLITETTLENGLIQLRSRDTTMKEVMHISKLKDFLSKYLTSAKNV; encoded by the exons ATGCGCTCAGGTAGCGCCGTCCGGCCCTGCCGCAGCGCCTGCAGGTGCTGGCTGTCCGGGTGTGCGGGCCCTGCAGGTGATGGGCCGCGGGCGGGTCCCGAGCGTGCAGCGGACGGCGAGGCGCTGGTAGACCTCTGCcgaaggaggcattttctcagcggGACGCCACAACAGCTCAGCCCGGCTGCCCTCCTGAGCGGGTGCCACCCGGGCTTTGGACCTTTAGGTGTAGAGTTGCGAAAGAACCTAGCCGCACAATGGTGGTCCTCCATGGTGGAGGTCAGGGAGCAGGTCTTCGCGGTGGACGCCCTCCACCACGAACCAGGCCCTTCGCAGCCCGGGGACAGTGCCTTCAGGTTAGTTTCTCCAGAATGTATACGCGAAACCTTGCAAGACAAAGAACTGAGTAAGGAACAGCTAGTGGCATTTCTTGAGAACTTATTAAAAACTTCTGGGAAACTACGGGAGACTCTTCTTCACG GTGCCTTGCAGCGCTATGTTAATTGCCTGGATCTGGCAAACAGAAGGCTGCCTTATGGTCTCGCTCAGATTGGAGTGTGTTTCCACCCTATTCGGGACACTAAGCAAATACCTAACAGCGTTAAAAG AATTGGTGAAAAGACTGAAGCTTCGTTGGTATGGTTTACTCCTGCAAGGACTTCAAGCCAGTGGCTTGATTTCTGGTTGCGTCACCGGCTTCTGTGGTGGAGAAAG TTTGCCATGAGTCCTTCTAACTTCAGCAGCGCCGACTGTCAGGATGAAGCAGGGCGGAAGGGAAGTAAGCTTTACTACGGCTTTCCCTGGGGAAGGGAGCCGATAGAGACCCTGTGGAATCTAGGCGATCAAGAGCTCCTACACATGTACCCCGGAAGTGTGTCTGCgatacag GGTCGAGATGGTCGGAGAACCATGGTTCCTTGTGTCCTGTCTGTAAATGGGGACCTGGACCTCGGTGTGCTGGCTTACCTCTACGATTCCTTCCAGCTCACAGAGAACTCGTTTGCGAGGAAGAAGAGCCTTCAGAGAAAA GTGCTGAAGCTTCACCCTTGTTTAGCCCCTGTTAAGGTAGCTTTGGATGTGGGGAAAGGCCCGACGCTGGAACTAAGACAG GTTTGCCAAGGGCTACTTAAGGAATTACTGGCAAATGGGATTTCCGTGTGGCCTGGTTATTTGGAGACGATGCCTTCGTCACTAGAGCAGCTCTACTCACA GTACGATGAAATGGGCATCCTTTTCACAGTTCTGATCACtgaaac